Below is a genomic region from Cognatiyoonia koreensis.
GACGACTTCTTCAAGAACGGCAGCGCCAAGGTCGTGGGCAGGTGTGTTGGCAAATGAACCACCAAAGCTGCCAACGGCAGTCCGGGCGGCAGAAGCGATTACAACGTTTGTCATGTGGAACTCCTCCAGGTGCGTTTTTCATCACGGGGCCAGAGGGCAAATAAACATATGGACATCGGCCCCGGCAGGTCGTGTTGCACATGTCTTTAGGGGGTCGGTGCCCTTGGGGCAATGTGATTCCTTGACTTGCATCGCGGATATGCAGCGATTGCATTCCAATCTGTCGGGTCAGCTAATCCGGAAACTCGGAATCCCAAAATGGTAGCCCTGCAGACAGTCAACACCGAGTGTCGCAAGATACGTCGCGTCTTCGGCTGTCTCCACACCATCGGCAACCGTGAACATCTCGAACTGCTGTGCCACGGTAATCAACGCCTCTGCCAGAACCTGGTTATCGGGATCGTTTGCGATACCGCGCACAAAGGATTTGTCGATCTTTACCAGATCAAAAAAGAACTCTTTGAGATGGCGAAATGCTGTCATCCCTGCTCCGAAACCATCCAGCGCAAACGCGACCCCGCGCGGCTGCATTTCCTCCATGAATTGCGCCACGATTTCATGCAGCAGCATCACGGAAGTCTCGCTCATCTCAAAGATAAGCCTGTCGCCAAGCGATGCACGTTCGTTCAATGCCGCATCAAGCACCCGTCGCCAGCGCCCGTCCCCCAGCGAACGCGCCGACACATTGACGGATAGCCGGATTCCCGGATGGTGGCGCAGTGTCTTGAGCGCCAGTTCAAGCGTGACGACGTCGACCTGCCGCCCCAGATCCATGTCTTCAATCACGGGCATAAAATGCGCAGCGGGAATGACCCGTCCTGCAGAATCCTTTACCCTGATCAACCCTTCATGAAATGCGGTCTTGCTATGATCCAGCGTGATTACAACCGGTTGAAACGCCAGTTGCGCCCGTCCCGCAGCCAACGCATCCTGTACGAGCGAGAGCACATCGGCATCGCGGCTGGCCATGGCGAAATACAAAGGATCAAGCATTGGCTGTTCAGCCACGACGTCCTTTGCCACACTCAGCCGATCTGATCGCAATGCTTTTATCATATCGCCAATTTGCGCCGCGCACATTAACGCCCCATGAAGGCGCGGCAGAGAAGAAGGACGGAATTTATGAAAACCCGCTGCAGTTGGGCTGGCCCGGATCCGATTTATCTTGATTATCACGACACTGATTGGGGCGTTCCGGAATACGACAGCCGCGCACTTTGGGAGAAACTGATACTTGACGGATTTCAGGCAGGGCTGTCGTGGATCACGATCCTGAAGAAACGGGAGAATTTTCGCGTCGCTTTTGAAGGGTTCGATCCGAACGTGATCGCCGAATGGGGCGAGGCAGAGGTGACAAGGCTGTTACAGAACCCCGGCATTATCCGACATCGCGGAAAGATCGAAGCAACCATTGGAAATGCCCGCGCATGGCAAGTTGTCGAGCAGCGCGAAGGGTTCGATCGATTTCTCTGGAACTATGTTGACGGCAAACCCTTACAACCAAACCGAAAGACCATGGCAGACGTCCCAGCCGAAACTGAGTTGTCGAAGCAGATATCAAATGACCTCAAGAAAGCGGGGTTCAAATTTTGCGGACCGACGATTGTCTATGCGTTCATGCAGGCCGTTGGAATGGTGAACGATCACATCGTCGATTGCCACTGCCATGCAGGACTTACCAGCGCGACAGGGCATCCTCGTCTTCGTCCTTAGCTGCAACCCAGCTTTCGCCGGATTTCGTGATTTCTTTCTTCCAGAAAGGTGCACGGGATTTGAGGTAATCCATCAGAAAATCCGCCGCTGCAAACGCGTCGGCCCGGTGTGCGGACGCGGTGACAACCATCATGATGGGGTCTTCCGGTCTTAATGGACCAAACCGGTGGATCACCAGCAGGTCAATCAGCGCCCAGCGCGCCTGAGCATCTTGCGCAATCGCTTCAATCGCCTGTGACGTCATGCCTGGGTAATGCTCAATCTCCATCTGCAGTAACCCGTCTGTGACGTCGCGAACGATGCCGGTAAAGCTGACAACGGCACCGGCATTTGCAAGCGAAGCCGTAAAGCGGTTCAGCTCTGCCCCGGCATCAAACGGATCTGCCTGCACCCGAACTTGCATCATCCGCCCGTCATGGGTGGAAAAAACGCGACCTCACGCACGCCCGCCAAGGGCGCATCGAAATTGGTCAGCTCCTGATCGACGGCAACCCGAAGTGCGGAAACATCTTCGAACGCAAGCGCATAGCGTTCTTCCCGCTCCCTAAGCTCAGCCACAAGATCATTCACGGTCACAGCACGCGTCTGCACCGTTTCCTTCGGTATCCCGATGCGTTCGCGCACCCATGCGAAATAGAGCACATCCATCACGTATCCTCGCGCAGATAGGGCTTGGATTTCTGGAAGTAATCCCAACCCGTGATCAACGTCAGAATGGCGGCGATCCAGAGCACGATGATCCCGCCCCACCAGCTGATGTCCCAGCCAAGCTGTTTCCAACGCAGTCCAACCTCATCCGAAATTTCACCCGACAGAATGCCATCGATAATAGTCGGATCCATCCCGATTGTCTGTTCGATCATATAGTGTTCGAAAGCACCCTTTGCGAACAGCAGCGAGATAGCGACCATCTGAACAGTGGTTTTCCACTTGGCGAGGTTTGTCACCTTCAAAAGGCCGGCCGTTTCGCCAAGAAATTCCCGCAAGCCACTTACAAAGACTTCACGGAAGACGATCAGCGTCGCTGGCAGCAGTATCCAAGGGTTCATGCCGGAGAACCCGGTGATGATCAGCAAAGCAATGACGACCATCGCCTTGTCCGCAATCGGGTCAAGCATCGCACCCAGCTTGCTTTCCTGCTTCCACGCTCGCGCCAGATATCCATCCACGAAATCCGTGATTGCAGCGCTGATAAACAGGACCAATGCGAACCAGTCGGCCCAGGGGCGCGTGAAATAGAGAAACATCACGGCAAGTCCGGGAGCGGCGATCAGACGAAGGATCGTCAGGATATTGGGGAGGTTGAAATTCATACACATGTCCTATCGCGTCACCTGCACATGCACCATACCCTTCGCATCAGGGAAGCTGCGCATCCAGATAGATCGCTTCCTCAAGATGTGCGTCAGACACGATGATGACCGTTCGGCTGACGCGGGGATTTTTTGCGCGGCAGAACAAATATGCCGACTTTTGCATCGGCTGGCACGGTGAAAACGTTCGGGCTTCCCGCTATAGGGGGAACCAACTCTGCATTCCCAAGCGCTGGCGCAATTTGAAGTCGTTCCGTAGATATTCCCACCAAGACACGCGTGTTCTGCGTTACAACACTTCCGCTTGGTGCAGTGTAGATTTCAACTGTCAGTGTCGACGGACCAATTGGAAATAGACTGCGGGCCAGCGCAGCCGCCAGTAAAGTGCGAAAATGGCCAAGGCCAACTTCGGCGTGTATCGTCGCTGCACAATACCGTCACGCGCCTGCCTAATTTTCCAAGGCGGTACAATTTCCCACCTCTGTAATCGCCATGCACAGCGCGATATCCCCACCGGGTTCAAGTGATACTGTCTGCGTCGTGCCGAATGTCAGGTCCATCAGTGGAAGGCAACACTCTGAATGACATTGTAGTTGGACGTATAAAATACCAGATCGGCGCCGCAACGATGACAAGCGCCAGAGCAGCAAGCAGGAGTTTGCGCATGTGATACGTCCGTTTGTTAGCCGTTTTCGTGGAAATAGTCGTAGATCGTTTGCGCCATGTTGTCGGACACGCCTTCCACGGCCTTTAGATCCGCAAGGTTCGCCCGCGCAACTGCCTTGGCTGACCCGAAATGCGCCAGCAAGGCACGTTTACGGGTAGCCCCGACGCCTGGCACATCATCAAGAGGCGTCGCGCCGATCGCTTTCGTCCGTTTTGCCCGATGTGTACCAATAGCAAAGCGATGCGCTTCATCGCGCATCCGCTGGATGAAGTAGAGGACAGGATCGTTGTGGCGTAACGCCATGACCGACTTGCCGGTGCGATGGAATTCTTCCTTGCCAGCGTCGCGGTCTTCACCTTTGGCGACACCGACCATCGGCACGTCATCGACACCCAGTTCCGTCATGATCTGGCGAACGGCGCTGACCTGCCCAGCACCACCGTCGATCAGCAAAAGATCGGGCCACACACCCGACTTGCGGTCAGGGTCTTCCTTAAGCAGGCGTTTGAAACGGCGGGTCAGCACTTCTTTCATCATTCCGAAGTCATCGCCCGGTGTCAGGTCATCACCGCGAATATTGAATTTACGATACTGGTTCTTTTCGAAACCTTCAGGCCCTGCGACGATCATGGCACCGACGGCATGAGCACCTTGAATGTGGCTGTTGTCATAGACTTCAATGCGGGTAGGTGGTGCATCCAGATCAAAGGCCTGAGCAAGGCCTTTAAGCAACCGGCCTTGTGTCGCAGACTCCGACATCTTTCGGGCCAGGCTTTCGCGCGCGTTGCGCAACGCCCCGTTGACCAATTCCGCCTTTTCCCCACGCTGGGGCACAGTGATCTCGACCTTGCGACCTGCTTTCTCGCTCAATGCATCCGCCATGAGTTCGGGATCATCCAACCCATGACTGAGGATAATCGCGCGGGGCGGTTCGCGGTTTGCATAAAACTGCCCGACGAAGGCTTCCATCACCTCTGACCGGTCTTCGTCGCCACTGATCCTCGGGTAATAGTCATGGTTTCCCCAGTTTTGGTTGGCGCGGATAAAGAACACCTGCACGCACGCCTGCCCGCCATCAATATGCAAGGCGATAATGTCACCTTCAGCAACGGTCTGCGGGTTGATACCTTGGGCCGATTGAACCTGTGTCAGCGCCTTGATCCGATCACGCAGTGCGGCCGCCCGTTCAAATTCCATCGCTGCCGACGCGTCCGACATCTGGGCTGCGAGGGCTTCCTGAATACCTTTGGTGCGCCCTGACAAGAACTTTTCCGCGTCAGCAACCGACTTGGCGTAGTCAGCTTCCGAAACCAAGCCAACACAGGGACCTGAACAGCGTTTGATCTGGTATTGTAGGCAAGGTCTGGTGCGGGTCTCGAAGTCGGAGTCAGAACAGTTGCGCAACAGGAAGATGCGCTGCAACTGGTTCAAAGTGCGATTCACCGCGCCCGCACTTGCAAATGGGCCGTAATATCTGCCCGTTTCTTTTTTCGCACCACGATGCTTCTTGATTTGCGGAAAGGCATGCGACTGCGAAACAAGTATGTTTGGAAAAGATTTGTCGTCGCGCAAAAGTACATTGTAGCGCGGTTTCAACTGCTTGATGAGGTTTTGCTCCAGCAGCAGCGCCTCCGTTTCTGTCTTCGTTGTCAGGAACATCATCGCGGCCGTTTCCTGAATCATCCGCGTAATTCGTGGCGAATGATTGCCGGGGCGGGCATAGTTACTGACGCGGTTCTTGAGATTGCGCGCCTTACCGACGTAAAGCACGCGGCTTTCTGCATCCAGCATGCGGTAAACGCCCGGTGAACTGTCGAGCGTCCGCAAATAGCTTTGTATGCAGTCATACCCGCGCAAAGCGGTGTCCTGTTTTGACGATGGTGTCACGTCGGTCGCGCCTGTTATTCGATTCTGTTCTTGCTCTGCACGATAACGCACAGGCGACAAGAGAAAAGGCATCCACGGAACTTGTGGATAACTTCGTGGGCAATTGCGCGCAACTCGCATTTTTCCGTTGTTTTTGAAGCCACTCATTACAGTGCCTAATTTTTAGGCACTTACTTAATGCTCTGAAAAATATAGAGAATTTTTTTACCAAATGGCAAGTAACTGAAATCGTTAAGCTTTTGTAAACGGAAAGTGAACGCGCGTAAAAGCAGTGCACAAGTTGCCGTTTGGTCAATCAACTCCGACCACGTCGGGCGTCTCCCAAGCCAGGTGCTGACCGCCATCAATGGCCAACATCTGTCCCGTAACTGCCGGTGCATCAAGGAAGTAACCAAGTGCAGCCGTGATATCTTCCGGATTGGCCCCGCGTTTCAGAATTGTCGCTGCACGTTGGCTTGCGAACTGTTCTTCCGTCTGACTGGCCCCTTGCAGCGTTGGACCCGGACCGATGCCATTAACGCGGATCACTGGTGCGAGCGCCTGCGCCATTGTCTGCGTCATCGCCCAAAGGCCCATTTTTGCGATCGTGTAGCTGGTGTAGTCAGGGGTCAACTTGTGAATGCGCTGGTCGAGCATATTGACGATAAGACCGGATGCAACGGGCTCGCCTTGCGCATCTACGATTGGCTGCAAGCCTTGCGCCGCCATCGCTTGCGTCAAAACGAATGGCGCGCGCAGGTTGCTTTCCAGATGCCGGTCCCAGCTTTCGCGCGTTGCGGTGTCGAGCGTATCGCGCTCAAAGATAGACGCGTTATTCACGAGACAAGTGATCGGGCCACCCAGTCGGTCTGCGGCCGCCACAAACAGATCGTGCGCCGCGCTTTCCATCAAGAGGTCTGCCTGCAACGTCACGGCCTTACGGCCAAGTCCCTGCAATTCGTTGACGACCTCCTGCGCACCGGTTCCGGATGACGCGTAATGGACAGCAACGTCAAATCCACGTGACCCAAGGTATAGCGCCATCGCACGACCCAATCGGGCCCCGCCACCTGTTACAAGCGCGCGGGTCATGTCAGCACGATCACGAGGTAGGCGACGTAACCGACTGACAGGACAACACCCCAGAAGCGTGTGATATCCATCTTGAAAAACACGAAGGGGATCAACAGCAGCGAAGAGGCCAACATGATCCACAGATCGAAACGCAACAGCCCCGGATCAACAGGAATCGTGCCGACAAGGCTTGCAACACCCATTATTCCAAGAAGGTTGAACATGTTCGAACCAATGACATTGCCCAGCGCAACATCAGCCTGCTTGCGCAGTGCGGCCATCACAGTTGTGGCCAGTTCTGGCAACGACGTTCCGATCGCAACCAGTGTAAGCCCGATCACTGTCTCGCTGATGCCAAAGTCACGCGCGATGTTGGTCGACCCATCAACAAGCAACTTCGCACCAAGTGGCAGGCCGATCAGGCCGATTACTAGAAAAAAGATGATCTGGCCCCAACCAAGACCGGGATCTGCACCTTCGATTTCCGCTTCATCCTCGTTAGCCTTGCGATGACGACGCGCCTCAATAAAGGCCCAGCCGAGCATGGCAGCCAGCGCCGACAGCAAGATGAGGCCGGACATCCAGTTCAGCACTCCGGTGAAACAAAGAGCCATGAACAGTACGGACGCCGCAATCATCTGCAGGTAGCTTTTATGGGTATTGCATTCGCTGGTGTGCATCGTCGCCAGCAGCGCCGGAACGCCAAGCACCAGTAGAACGTTTGCCGTGTTCGACCCGACAACATTACCAATCGCCAGCCCCGGAAATCCGTCGAGAATAGCTTGCACAGAAATCAAAAGTTCTGGCGCCGATGTCCCGAAAGCCACGATCGTCAGGGAAACGATCAAAGCGGGCACGCCAAGTCGCAATGACATGTTCACCGCGCCGCGCACCAGAGAGTCACCTGCAAAAAGCAACATAACAAGGCCAAGCCCCGTCAAGAACCAATCCCAGAGCAAACCCTATCCCCTTTCGCAGCGACAAGGACCGTTTCCGATCCTGTAGCGTCCACATCGTTTGCACTTGGCTGCCGCCAGCCGATCCTGCCCGGGAAACCGAAACTTCCCAAAAATCGCAAGGA
It encodes:
- the moaD gene encoding molybdopterin converting factor subunit 1 gives rise to the protein MDVLYFAWVRERIGIPKETVQTRAVTVNDLVAELREREERYALAFEDVSALRVAVDQELTNFDAPLAGVREVAFFPPMTGG
- a CDS encoding molybdenum cofactor biosynthesis protein MoaE, with product MQVRVQADPFDAGAELNRFTASLANAGAVVSFTGIVRDVTDGLLQMEIEHYPGMTSQAIEAIAQDAQARWALIDLLVIHRFGPLRPEDPIMMVVTASAHRADAFAAADFLMDYLKSRAPFWKKEITKSGESWVAAKDEDEDALSRW
- a CDS encoding calcium/sodium antiporter, yielding MLWDWFLTGLGLVMLLFAGDSLVRGAVNMSLRLGVPALIVSLTIVAFGTSAPELLISVQAILDGFPGLAIGNVVGSNTANVLLVLGVPALLATMHTSECNTHKSYLQMIAASVLFMALCFTGVLNWMSGLILLSALAAMLGWAFIEARRHRKANEDEAEIEGADPGLGWGQIIFFLVIGLIGLPLGAKLLVDGSTNIARDFGISETVIGLTLVAIGTSLPELATTVMAALRKQADVALGNVIGSNMFNLLGIMGVASLVGTIPVDPGLLRFDLWIMLASSLLLIPFVFFKMDITRFWGVVLSVGYVAYLVIVLT
- the uvrC gene encoding excinuclease ABC subunit UvrC, with the translated sequence MTPSSKQDTALRGYDCIQSYLRTLDSSPGVYRMLDAESRVLYVGKARNLKNRVSNYARPGNHSPRITRMIQETAAMMFLTTKTETEALLLEQNLIKQLKPRYNVLLRDDKSFPNILVSQSHAFPQIKKHRGAKKETGRYYGPFASAGAVNRTLNQLQRIFLLRNCSDSDFETRTRPCLQYQIKRCSGPCVGLVSEADYAKSVADAEKFLSGRTKGIQEALAAQMSDASAAMEFERAAALRDRIKALTQVQSAQGINPQTVAEGDIIALHIDGGQACVQVFFIRANQNWGNHDYYPRISGDEDRSEVMEAFVGQFYANREPPRAIILSHGLDDPELMADALSEKAGRKVEITVPQRGEKAELVNGALRNARESLARKMSESATQGRLLKGLAQAFDLDAPPTRIEVYDNSHIQGAHAVGAMIVAGPEGFEKNQYRKFNIRGDDLTPGDDFGMMKEVLTRRFKRLLKEDPDRKSGVWPDLLLIDGGAGQVSAVRQIMTELGVDDVPMVGVAKGEDRDAGKEEFHRTGKSVMALRHNDPVLYFIQRMRDEAHRFAIGTHRAKRTKAIGATPLDDVPGVGATRKRALLAHFGSAKAVARANLADLKAVEGVSDNMAQTIYDYFHENG
- a CDS encoding EAL domain-containing protein; its protein translation is MIKALRSDRLSVAKDVVAEQPMLDPLYFAMASRDADVLSLVQDALAAGRAQLAFQPVVITLDHSKTAFHEGLIRVKDSAGRVIPAAHFMPVIEDMDLGRQVDVVTLELALKTLRHHPGIRLSVNVSARSLGDGRWRRVLDAALNERASLGDRLIFEMSETSVMLLHEIVAQFMEEMQPRGVAFALDGFGAGMTAFRHLKEFFFDLVKIDKSFVRGIANDPDNQVLAEALITVAQQFEMFTVADGVETAEDATYLATLGVDCLQGYHFGIPSFRIS
- the pgsA gene encoding CDP-diacylglycerol--glycerol-3-phosphate 3-phosphatidyltransferase, with the translated sequence MNFNLPNILTILRLIAAPGLAVMFLYFTRPWADWFALVLFISAAITDFVDGYLARAWKQESKLGAMLDPIADKAMVVIALLIITGFSGMNPWILLPATLIVFREVFVSGLREFLGETAGLLKVTNLAKWKTTVQMVAISLLFAKGAFEHYMIEQTIGMDPTIIDGILSGEISDEVGLRWKQLGWDISWWGGIIVLWIAAILTLITGWDYFQKSKPYLREDT
- a CDS encoding DNA-3-methyladenine glycosylase I — protein: MKTRCSWAGPDPIYLDYHDTDWGVPEYDSRALWEKLILDGFQAGLSWITILKKRENFRVAFEGFDPNVIAEWGEAEVTRLLQNPGIIRHRGKIEATIGNARAWQVVEQREGFDRFLWNYVDGKPLQPNRKTMADVPAETELSKQISNDLKKAGFKFCGPTIVYAFMQAVGMVNDHIVDCHCHAGLTSATGHPRLRP
- a CDS encoding SDR family oxidoreductase encodes the protein MTRALVTGGGARLGRAMALYLGSRGFDVAVHYASSGTGAQEVVNELQGLGRKAVTLQADLLMESAAHDLFVAAADRLGGPITCLVNNASIFERDTLDTATRESWDRHLESNLRAPFVLTQAMAAQGLQPIVDAQGEPVASGLIVNMLDQRIHKLTPDYTSYTIAKMGLWAMTQTMAQALAPVIRVNGIGPGPTLQGASQTEEQFASQRAATILKRGANPEDITAALGYFLDAPAVTGQMLAIDGGQHLAWETPDVVGVD